The Clostridium sp. DL-VIII DNA window AGTACTGCGATGAATATTGTAAGTGAAAATACTGTTGTCTCTCCAGCAATCAGCCATCCTACTGAAGCTATAACTGCGAGTCCAATTACTATTGGCACAAAATATGCTGATATAACGTCTGCAAGTTTTGCTATTGGAGCCTTTGATCCTTGTGCTTCTTCCACTAATTTTACTATTTGCGCAAGTGCAGTATCCTTACCAACCTTAGTTGCCTTATACTTTATAAATCCTGTTTTATTGATACTTGCTCCTATTACATTGCTTCCTATAGTCTTTTCAACTGGTATGCTTTCTCCTGTAAGCATTGATTCGTCAATAGAAGTATTTCCCTCAATAATTTCTCCATCTACAGGAAGTTTTTCACCTGGTCTTACTAAAATAATATCACCAACAGTTACCTCTTCCACTGGAATAACCATTTCAGTGTCATTTCTTACAATTGTTGCAGTTTTAGGTGCGAGTCCCATTAATGCTTTAATTGCCTGCGAAGTTCTGCCCTTTGAAACTGCTTCTAAATATTTGCCTAAAGTTATTAATGTTAAAATAACTGCTGCTGATTCAAAGTACAAATGCATAGCATAGCTAGTGTCTCCTGTTTCTATCTTATAAATTGCAAATATTCCATACAAAACTGCAGCGAGTGTACTTATTGCTATTAAAGAATCCATGTTAGGACTTAATCTAAATAAATTTTTAATTCCTACTACATAAAATCTATACCCAGCTGCCATTACTGGTAAGGTTAAAACCAATTGAACTACTGCAAAATTAAATGGATTCATCATAGAATCAATAATATCTGGAAGCAGCATTCCAAGCATGTGTCCCATAGTTATTATTAAAAGTGGAACAGTAAAAATTAATGATAAAATGAATCTTCTTAATAGTACCTCACTTGCACTTAATTTTTTCTTTTCTTCACTTTTTTCTGCTTCCTTCACCAGCTTATATCCTGCTTTATCCACAGCCGCTTTAATTTCACTATAACCAATTTCATCTTCGTCAATATTTATAGTAAGCTTTTCTGTTGCCAAATTTACAACAGAGCTTTGAACTCCATTAAGTTTTTTTGTAACTCTTTCAACTCTGCTTGAACATGCAGAGCATGTCATCCCTTCAACTTTAAAGGTATAAGTTTTTAAATTTTTCTTAACTCCGTATCCAGCCTTTACTACAGCACCTTCTATATTTTCACTGTTTAAGATATTTTCATCAAATTCAACATTCAATGTCTCTGTTGCAAAATTAACATTAGCAATATTTACTCCCTCTAATTTTTTAACAAATCTCTCTACTCTATTAGCACATGCCGAGCATGTCATTCCTTCAATTCTAAATGCTTTTTTACTCATTCTTCACTTTCACCTCTTTACTTATAATTTCTATCAAATCTCTATCATTATTTTGAAAGTAACTTTTCTAAAACCTTGTTTAATTCTTCGATCTTTTCATCAGGATTATTGTTAAGTAATGCTTCTTTTACACAATGACGCAAATGTCCTTGTAAGATCATCAAATCGGCCTTTTTAATTAATGATTGAACTGCCATTAATTGATTAGCAACATCTATACAATACCTGTCATCTTCGATCATTTTTATTATTCCTTCAATTTGACCCTTTGCTGTTTTTAATGATTGCAATGCTTTTTTTCTCTCTTCGCTCATAATTTCCTCCCTCCCCCTCTAGGGGGTGTTCTTTGATTTTATTATATATTATTAATTTTATTTGTCAATAGTAATTTCTAATTAACTTGCACGGCAAATTCTGGTTACCACAGATATCAAATTTCTGTACTTAACTTGTAATTATATATTATCCACTAATTTTAATGATATGTGC harbors:
- a CDS encoding heavy metal translocating P-type ATPase — translated: MSKKAFRIEGMTCSACANRVERFVKKLEGVNIANVNFATETLNVEFDENILNSENIEGAVVKAGYGVKKNLKTYTFKVEGMTCSACSSRVERVTKKLNGVQSSVVNLATEKLTINIDEDEIGYSEIKAAVDKAGYKLVKEAEKSEEKKKLSASEVLLRRFILSLIFTVPLLIITMGHMLGMLLPDIIDSMMNPFNFAVVQLVLTLPVMAAGYRFYVVGIKNLFRLSPNMDSLIAISTLAAVLYGIFAIYKIETGDTSYAMHLYFESAAVILTLITLGKYLEAVSKGRTSQAIKALMGLAPKTATIVRNDTEMVIPVEEVTVGDIILVRPGEKLPVDGEIIEGNTSIDESMLTGESIPVEKTIGSNVIGASINKTGFIKYKATKVGKDTALAQIVKLVEEAQGSKAPIAKLADVISAYFVPIVIGLAVIASVGWLIAGETTVFSLTIFIAVLVIACPCALGLATPTAIMVGTGKGAENGVLIKGGEALETTHVIKTIVFDKTGTITEGKPVVTDIITSDITEDEILVLAASSEKGSEHPLGEAIVRGAEDRSLSLKDIEEFNAIPGHGIEVKIEGKHILLGNKKLMIEKNIDLSQLIKDSDRLASEGKTPMYVAIDGTLKGIVAVADVVKPSSRNAINALHNMGIKVAMITGDNKKTADAIASQVGIDIVLAEVLPEDKANEVKKLQQGDVKVAMVGDGINDAPALAQADVGIAIGSGTDVAIESADVVLMKSDLMDVITAIKLSKATIKNIKQNLFWAFGYNVLGIPVAMGILHIFGGPLLNPMIAAAAMSFSSVSVLTNALRLRHFTVNG
- a CDS encoding metal-sensing transcriptional repressor, coding for MSEERKKALQSLKTAKGQIEGIIKMIEDDRYCIDVANQLMAVQSLIKKADLMILQGHLRHCVKEALLNNNPDEKIEELNKVLEKLLSK